Genomic DNA from Salvia miltiorrhiza cultivar Shanhuang (shh) chromosome 1, IMPLAD_Smil_shh, whole genome shotgun sequence:
GATTACTGAGGAATAGATTACCAACATGTGACAACTTAAGGAAAAGAAACATTCCAATTGGTGAAGTGGAGCTCATGTGCAATGCTTGCTGCCACCAACTGGAATCGGCAAATCACTTATTCACGAGGTGCCCAAAGACTGAAGAGGTTTGGATAGGAGTGCAAAGATGGCTGGGCGTTCACACTCCGCGACCACAAGGTACGATTGAACATTTCAACGCGTTTACTAACTTGGGGAGGAAAAAGAGTTCGAAGTTTCTTAGGGCTCTTTGGATCTGTACCACTTGGTTACTTTGGAAGAGTCGCAATGAGAGCAGATTTGATGGAAAGAATTGGGAAGTTCAAAGCTTGATTGGGGGAGATAAAAGtaagactttggagttggaacatgatttttaaattgaatGAAAAGGAAATGTGTTTCTTCTCATGGGTGTCTGGATCAATTCAAGTGTAATTGTGTAACTTCTTTCGGTACCACTGGTACCAAGTGTTTgaataaattttctttttctgataaaaaaattaatttaatactaaTGTGGAGATAAAATTGATCGAGAGCTCTTGAAAGTTATTGTCTTAATTATTCTCTCGTATAGTTAATTTtgttctttaaattttttatttatttatgtaatttatatataaaaaaaatgtcccATGTTCTATCATAAAATTGGCAATCTAAGAAAACCAATAAGacaataaattcaaaaaaaaactttaattaattttaaattgatatgTTGTATGGGTGTCAAATTTTCAAGAACAGTGGATTATTATCATTGTTATAATATCGTGTGGTGATGTGCTACAGTGGACAAATTAAATgataacaatattttattttagtaacTTGTGTAGTATATACCATATGATAAGGATTCtgcattttgttgttttttttaattggacaGTGATAGGTAATTGAGAGCTTGCATGTCTAATGTAAATCTCATTTATGGTTATGCACCCTAAAATAAAAGTTTTGGAATTCCATCATTAGAAATTTAGAATAAGGCATCTTCCACCCTCTGGCAACTATATTAGTAAGTTCGAAATTGAAATGATTATTTAACCAATTTCAATACGGGTATGGTGGCCAGTCCATTTTATTTCCCTTCAAACGTTGATATTATACTCAATATTCTTTTCTAccaattctttatttttattttttggactTATCTAAATGTTTACCAATTTTTTATTAACTTACGTTTCTTTtgtgtatattttttaaaatctatgaTCAATTTGACTATTCTTTTGTGtacattttctcatatttttttctttatttttaatatcttttcttttgattttttatttttataagtttaaaattttaaactttttaaattcttttaattttgttacCTAATTTTTAactattgtaatatttttatttcttgtattttattttaattaatgtaatgttgaaatttaattttagtgaaatattgaatttaaaaattgaggaattaaaatggaataaaatgaaaatgaaaaaattagagCTCATTTTAGAGCCATTGGGCTGTGGAGTGACACGTAATTAACCTGTATTATGAAAAGGGAACccgaataattaattaatgtttaacTTGCATTTAAATCCTGTAGTTTATGCATGAAAAAGAGGCTTGTGACTTTTTCCATCTCTTGGCCAGAACAATTTGACTCAAAATTCGCAATAAATAAACGCTACAATTTGGGCCTCCAATTTTCAGTCAAGCCCATCAACAGGCCCTAGCCCAATCAAAAAGGCCCAACCACTTCAACGGCGCGAACACTAGATAATTCGCGAATGTAGCAGAAATATTGAgcaaaatcatgaatttatggAGAAATCTTGCATGAAAAATTCCGCAAGAACATTCAAGAAAACTGACGAAACACAACGATTTCGCAAGACGCATCCACACACTTCCGCTCTCGCTCTATATATACACTCCCATTCCTAACCCACTTCAATCACACCGCATTCTTCCCTTCCATCATTCAAAACTTACTTTTCTTCTATAGTTTCTGTTTGCTTCACTCTTTAATGGCGACCGGAACTCTGAGTTTCTCTCCGCTTTCATCAAACAGCGTTGTTGCTACGACAAACAGAGCTGCCGTCGTTCCTTGCTCCGCATTCTTCCCTTCGGCATGTAAGCTAGCAAAAAGCAGGTCGTCGTCGTCTGTCAGAGCTCAGGCCACCGGAGATAGCAAAGACTCCGCCGTCGACGTTCATGTTACCAGCGGACAGCGCGGCGGTGATGACCAGCGCACCGCCGTCGAACGCCGCCCGCGGCGCCTGGCTGCCGACGTAGTATCTCCTTTTGGTGAGTTCATTTCTTTACCTGCGATCTAATCTCAATCGCTGCGGTATTCAATTCAACCGTGATTTGAATATGAAATTAGGGCAAAATTAACTCCATAACACCATTGATTATTCAATTACTCATCTTCTCATTCAACTTCGCGCAACTAATCAACAATGAGAAAAAAATGATAACAGGATTGCTGGACAGAGTGTCGCCGATGCGTTCGATGCGTCAAATGTTGGACACGATGGACAGACTGTTCGGCGACGTGATGACGTACCCCGGCACGGCGGCGGAAGCGCGATGGCCTTGGGACATGAGCGAGGAGGAGAATGAGGTGAGGATGAGATTCGACATGCCCGGATTGTCCAAGGAAGATGTGAGAGTGTGCGTGGAAGATGACGTGCTGGTGATCAAGGGAGACAGGAAAAGCGACGATGGGTGGTCGAGCTACAGCTCCTACGCCACCAGGCTGAGGCTGCCGGAAAACTTCGACAAGGAAAAAGTGAAGGCGGAGATGAAGAACGGAGTTCTCTGCATCTCTGTGCCTAAGACTAAAGTCGAGAGGAAAGTAGTTGATGTTGAGATTACTGGTTGATCATTTTTGTCTGTAAATTCATGGCGTGTAAATTAAAGATCTGTCAATAAAAAAGATTTACAAATTCTGGACTTCCTGAGAAATTATTCATGAGAGCAAGATTAGTACAACTGAACTAGAGTATATCTATTGCAAAGCTAGTTTAATTCTTTCTTACATTTTCATGGGGGAATTCAAAATACTAGATGTTGATGAATTCATTTTCTTCTGGAATGGGTAGGAGGCTGGGCTTCCACTCAGTTGATGATGAGTTCATATTCTTGGACAGCAGCTCCTCCAGTTGCTTCTTCGTTATCACGATCTTTATTCTCTTCACGGCCGCCGACGTGGCGGCGCCGTCCGCCGCCGAAGCTCGACATTTGAAGGGAGAAAGATAGTAGGTCTTTCCCAACTGCAGCTCATAGCTTGGAGGCAAAAACATGCCAGATTTTGTTGATGGTTGCACCCCAAAACCTTCAAAGTTTACGAGCAATTCCTTCACAGCAACTGCTGTTTTGAATTCTATGACTTTGCCATCTTTCACTACCTGCAAAACTTTTCTGCTTCTGCGAATTGGTAACTTGAGGCATGATCCCATGATTAACCCACAAAAATATGTCTAAAAAAAAGCTAATAATTTTTAGGAATCTTTAAACGCAAGAGTGGTGCATTTGGTTTGGAGATTCTTTTATGCAAGCTGACAACAACAATCCAATGcccataataaataaatagatagaaGATAAATTTTCTGCGTAAGTTCCATGAGGAAGAGGGAAAGGGGAAAGTTGGTGAAAGATTCAATATAAAAATTGTCAACACGCATGCAAACAAGATGGGTTAGTGGATGATGGCGCAAGGGGGTGGCTCATCCTATTTGATTTCACTGTACAACCAGCTAAAGCACTGTGTACTAATGCTTCATGCACGCTAGGATGGTCCTATTACTACAACTTGTTCATAAGTAATACAGTATTTGGGCATATAATAATTACTaaagttgaattttttttttcttttgaagttcagaattttttaatttccaaTACACACCAAGGAATTTGTTTGTTAGGGTTGCCCTCCTGCATTAATTACCTAAAGTTTTAATTTGCCAATTTAGTTGGTTATGGTGATTATATCTTAGTTATAAGTAacactaataaaattaaatattagattaaaaaaatgaatataaagAAACTGTTAAGTTAAAATTTCATGGGAATTGACACATTGGTAAATCTAGCCTAAGtatataaattgatttttgggttaaggtgcagataagccCCTGAAGTGTGAGCCCTTAGAGCGATTTGCTCcctttactaactgtgtgtgcaacttacCCCCTAAACTACCAAAAATCGCACATTTAACCCCTTCTTGACTAACACCGTTAGTCAACGTTAGTTagtgattttttcttttgtttttttaattctaattgtggggcccaccttcctttcttcttcttcttcttctacgcttcttcctcctcctcacaCTGCATCTCTCtgcatctctctttctcactctcACCAAATCGTCAGCGGCGGCGCCTCCCTCCCGGCGGCATGTAAATCAAATACCCATAACAAGTAAATCTCCAGGGCAAGAAAAACAGAAAATCTCAATTCCTGAAACTCGGACAAGTAGCGCTCGGCAGAAGGCAAAATCACCACAAAATAAATAACGATGGGAAACTCGGATTCAAAAAGCTTAGATCTACAGCAGCTAAAAACAGGATCTTACACACCAACATTAGTTCATGCTGACAAGAAAGCTAATGAAACCAAACTCCAATGAAAATGAAATCAAACTCCAATAAAAGAAACAATAACAACAGACATGATTTGCGGACGGTGGCCATGAGTGAGGGATAGATTTGTTAAATAACATTGGCCAAAAAGTGGCCCAATCTCCTTCGACCTCTGGCGAACAGCGGCTCTCCCTCTCGTCTTGATTTAGCAATtgacggcagcagcagcagcaaaagTCGGTCACCGCCGCCTCATCTCTCATCTCCATCTCGGCTCTCTTCTCAGACCGGATACCCCAGCAACCCTCCTCCTTGGCAACGACAGCCGCCGTGGCCTCCGTTGCTTCCCTCGATCTCCCCCTTGGCGACAACGAAGTGCCGTcgcctccctcggtctctctctcgcctctcaCATCACAGATCCCCCCCTTTCTCCGAACGGTGACTACAGCAGCGACAAGCCGCCGCTCCGCCTTCCTCGGACTCTGATGGACAATGACCGCTAGGCCGTCGTCGTTCTCTCCCGTCACACCCTTAGCAAAGCCCAGATCAGCCTAGGCCAGTCCATTTCTCTCTTTGACCATGGCTGGGCAGTAGCAGTAGAGGGGGATACgaattgtaataaaaaaattgaagaaaactaCAAGTGGGCCCCACAAtttgaataaaagaaaaaattactaACGTTGACTAACGGTGTTAGTCAAGAATGGGTTAAATGTGCGATTTTTGGTAGTTTAGGGGgtaagttgcacacacagttagtaaaggGAGCAAATCGCTCTAAGGACTCACACttcaggggcctatctgcaccttaacccttgaTTTTTCTATGTCAAAATGTGTCGGAAATAATTGCTTGCAGGCTTACAGCTAGGATTAGCCCATGAGAACTTCTATAATTGgggatttttattaaaaataatgaaaaatgaaagGGACTGCCTAGCTGGCATCATATAATGTAATGAAATTAACATTAAACATGACAACaagaagaaaaatattaatttataaccATAAAACTATTTAATATGCGTCTTCTGGTAACATTGTTTTATGTGGAGGTTTAGTTGAGAATGATGTGGTTTTGGTAAAAGTGAAAATAAAAGGATCAGTTGATCCTCTAGATTCTTTTAGGTACCAAATCTTGTTTGCCCCAAAAAAAGAGAATGTTGAGAGGCCAAACACAATTTTCATTGTCAGATATAATTATTATACccttatttgatttatttctaatttttattttatgtgtgggttctccactaaaataaaattgtCATCACAAGAGAAAGAACACAAGACATCAATTATGACTTGTGAAGAGACAAAGATTCGTCTTTCCACAAATTCTGCATTTTGTAATGATTTAATTAATGACTTTTGCAGGCTTCTCCAAGTTCAATGGATAAGCTCCCAACtgcccgacccgacccgaccaCGAATCTACCGTAGATTTTCTTTTCCCGACCCGGCTCGATTATGGGCCGATCATTAAAATGCAGCATACCTATCAAACTACTAAACCAAGCCAATCATGGAAaaaatctatctatctatatatatataaaagtaaaataagctcCATCATACGTGGTgtaatagaatcactctattctaattttcctcaattctcattcattcttttttttttctagattttaatcaatttctatatctaaaacccattaaaaatctaaaagtcatgatatatttaaaaactaaatctatatctatatctatataaaaaagcaaaataaactctatcctacgtggcgtcgtataatcacttcattccaatttttctcaattctcattcattcttattttttctaaattattaatcaACAGATTTCGAtatctaataaataatatatatactacaACTCCAACTCAACCAttcttctttttaaaaaatttgaaactataaaaaacaaagatatatataatattctccataaatatgcataaaataaaattctaaaatatattaatatacataaaataaaattctaaaacaTAGTGGGTCAAGTGATTATATTTATACGTGAAAAATAAGAGTCAAATATAGATAGACTCAAATATATCATCCGTGTGTAGAATACTATTTCATCTTCATCTCTTTAATTTTTTCGTGGGTAGAATACTTATTTCATCTTCATCTCTTTctcttgattttaattattaacaTGTATTTAATCAACATCACAATTATTAACAAATTATAGACAAACTCAAATATAGATAAATCCTATCAAATGTGAAATTCTTTGTCAAATTGACAATCTTATATTTCATCTATAAAAAGatgtatatattaattttatttctttaacctctttaatcaacaaattttgatatctaataaataatatatatgctAGAACTCCAACTCAACCATTCTTCTTTTCGAAGAAATCAAATTATACAAAACACTCAATAATTAAGAGCTACATGTATCTTGTGCGGCCTATGAATCTTCACAGTTATGCCGCTTTGTTCAAAGAGATTGGAAACGTGTAAATAATTTTCTTGCCAATCTTGCCATTTTCTACAATTATTTGATTAAGTATATTAAAACTTTCTACATACAATGCTTTACAC
This window encodes:
- the LOC131019746 gene encoding small heat shock protein, chloroplastic-like, giving the protein MATGTLSFSPLSSNSVVATTNRAAVVPCSAFFPSACKLAKSRSSSSVRAQATGDSKDSAVDVHVTSGQRGGDDQRTAVERRPRRLAADVVSPFGLLDRVSPMRSMRQMLDTMDRLFGDVMTYPGTAAEARWPWDMSEEENEVRMRFDMPGLSKEDVRVCVEDDVLVIKGDRKSDDGWSSYSSYATRLRLPENFDKEKVKAEMKNGVLCISVPKTKVERKVVDVEITG